In Polyodon spathula isolate WHYD16114869_AA chromosome 39, ASM1765450v1, whole genome shotgun sequence, one genomic interval encodes:
- the LOC121304687 gene encoding eukaryotic translation initiation factor 2D-like isoform X4: MCQTLGVTSELYVAPALFQYLLSNRRKLKADISTAFPMLSAEQISKLIPNKEDLNVVKVYTHKGDSVTLYVLHENPIFFEVEKKLYPTVYTLWLFPDLLPVFTTWPAVLQKLAGGADLMLPGVVVPPSGLPGVKQGCLCAVTVVRNKAPVGIGTATMSTAEMLGAGMKGKGLSVFHTYMDQLWAFGDKSSPPTIAPSDPEPAESEEHSEESDGGGGGEEEEEKEPSPSTETASKTLQTTPHCAEPEEKAGEGSEEAEEDGRTLQEQMDELLLQCFLHALKTKVKKSDLPLLTSTFLRNHMFSCCPSGKQLDIKKSSYKKLSKFLKCMQQQRKLIQVKELSKGVESIIEVDWKHREICSFSASEGPVLEEAPVESCRDAEKPYQPPEISTLYSVSTRLLPLFQDAQLKKGAVLTAAEVRTIITNYVKNNELVDEINKNYVTINPILCDSLLDKQEYQEIEKLKWDDLFNRGMVRQYKCWFPGTCAHTFFKK, translated from the exons ATGTGCCAAACTCTGGGAGTAACTAGTGAGTTATATGTCGCTCCAGCTTTATTTCAGTATCTTTTATCCAACAGGAGGAAGCTAAAGGCAGACATCTCCACTGCCTTCCCTATGCTGTCTGCTGAGCAAATCTCCAAGCTGATTCCTAACAAAGAGGATCTTAATGTGGTGAAAGTCTACACACACAAAGGGGACTCTGTTACACTGTACGTCCTGCATGAAAATCCAATATTCTTTGAAGTGGAAAAAAAGCTTTACCCAACAG TGTATACCCTGTGGCTGTTCCCGGACCTCTTGCCAGTTTTCACAACATGGCCTGCCGTGTTACAGAAGCTTGCTGGGGGGGCAG ATCTCATGTTACCTGGCGTTGTGGTGCCCCCCTCTGGCCTCCCTGGGGTGAAACAGGGTTGTCTTTGTGCCGTCACTGTAGTCAGAAACAA AGCACCAGTAGGCATTGGCACAGCCACCATGTCCACTGCAGAGATGCTGGGGGCAGGGATGAAGGGCAAAGGACTCTCAGTTTTCCACACCTACATGGACCAGCTGTG GGCATTCGGAGACAAGTCCAGCCCTCCCACCATCGCCCCGTCAGACCCAGAGCCTGCAGAGAGTGAAGAGCACTCAGAGGAGAGTGacggaggtggggggggggaggaggaggaggagaaggaaccCAGTCCCTCTACAGAAACTGCATCCAAGACCCTGCAGACAACACCACACTGTGCAGAGCCCGAGGAGAAAGCAGGAGAGGGCAGTgaggaggcagaggaggatgGAAGGACCCTACAAG AGCAGATGGATGAGCTGCTGCTTCAGTGTTTCCTCCACGCTCTGAAAACCAAGGTGAAGAAGTCGGACCTCCCCCTGCTGACCAGTACCTTCCTTCGCAACCACATGTTCTCCTGCTG CCCCAGTGGAAAGCAGCTCGACATCAAGAAATCCAGCTACAAAAAG CTGTCCAAGTTTCTCAAGTGTATGCAGCAGCAGAGGAAGCTGATCCAGGTGAAGGAGCTGAGCAAGGGGGTGGAGAGCATCATAGAGGTGGACTGGAAACACAGAGA GATCTGCTCGTTCAGCGCCTCTGAAGGGCCCGTGCTGGAGGAGGCTCCTGTGGAGAGCTGTAGGGATGCAGAGAAGCCGTACCAACCCCCCGAAATCAGCACTCTCTACAGCGTCTCCACCAGACTGCTGCCCCTCTTCCAAGACGCACAGCTGAA AAAAGGGGCCGTTCTCACTGCAGCTGAAGTACGAACCATCATCACAAACTACGTAAAAAACAACGAGCTTGttgatgaaataaacaaaaa CTATGTGACAATAAACCCCATCCTCTGTGATTCTCTTCTGGACAAACAAGAATATCAGGAAATTGAAAAACTCAAATGGGACGATCTTTTCAACAG GGGAATGGTGCGTCAATATAAGTGCTGGTTTCCTGGAACCTGTGCCCACACCTTCTTCAAGAAGTGA
- the LOC121304687 gene encoding eukaryotic translation initiation factor 2D-like isoform X2: MCQTLGVTSELYVAPALFQYLLSNRRKLKADISTAFPMLSAEQISKLIPNKEDLNVVKVYTHKGDSVTLYVLHENPIFFEVEKKLYPTVYTLWLFPDLLPVFTTWPAVLQKLAGGADLMLPGVVVPPSGLPGVKQGCLCAVTVVRNKAPVGIGTATMSTAEMLGAGMKGKGLSVFHTYMDQLWAFGDKSSPPTIAPSDPEPAESEEHSEESDGGGGGEEEEEKEPSPSTETASKTLQTTPHCAEPEEKAGEGSEEAEEDGRTLQEQMDELLLQCFLHALKTKVKKSDLPLLTSTFLRNHMFSCCPSGKQLDIKKSSYKKLSKFLKCMQQQRKLIQVKELSKGVESIIEVDWKHREICSFSASEGPVLEEAPVESCRDAEKPYQPPEISTLYSVSTRLLPLFQDAQLKKGAVLTAAEVRTIITNYVKNNELVDEINKNYVTINPILCDSLLDKQEYQEIEKLKWDDLFNRCLTRMQHCHQLLFPGQEPIIRKGHIEPIDITVASRGSNKKGNGASI; the protein is encoded by the exons ATGTGCCAAACTCTGGGAGTAACTAGTGAGTTATATGTCGCTCCAGCTTTATTTCAGTATCTTTTATCCAACAGGAGGAAGCTAAAGGCAGACATCTCCACTGCCTTCCCTATGCTGTCTGCTGAGCAAATCTCCAAGCTGATTCCTAACAAAGAGGATCTTAATGTGGTGAAAGTCTACACACACAAAGGGGACTCTGTTACACTGTACGTCCTGCATGAAAATCCAATATTCTTTGAAGTGGAAAAAAAGCTTTACCCAACAG TGTATACCCTGTGGCTGTTCCCGGACCTCTTGCCAGTTTTCACAACATGGCCTGCCGTGTTACAGAAGCTTGCTGGGGGGGCAG ATCTCATGTTACCTGGCGTTGTGGTGCCCCCCTCTGGCCTCCCTGGGGTGAAACAGGGTTGTCTTTGTGCCGTCACTGTAGTCAGAAACAA AGCACCAGTAGGCATTGGCACAGCCACCATGTCCACTGCAGAGATGCTGGGGGCAGGGATGAAGGGCAAAGGACTCTCAGTTTTCCACACCTACATGGACCAGCTGTG GGCATTCGGAGACAAGTCCAGCCCTCCCACCATCGCCCCGTCAGACCCAGAGCCTGCAGAGAGTGAAGAGCACTCAGAGGAGAGTGacggaggtggggggggggaggaggaggaggagaaggaaccCAGTCCCTCTACAGAAACTGCATCCAAGACCCTGCAGACAACACCACACTGTGCAGAGCCCGAGGAGAAAGCAGGAGAGGGCAGTgaggaggcagaggaggatgGAAGGACCCTACAAG AGCAGATGGATGAGCTGCTGCTTCAGTGTTTCCTCCACGCTCTGAAAACCAAGGTGAAGAAGTCGGACCTCCCCCTGCTGACCAGTACCTTCCTTCGCAACCACATGTTCTCCTGCTG CCCCAGTGGAAAGCAGCTCGACATCAAGAAATCCAGCTACAAAAAG CTGTCCAAGTTTCTCAAGTGTATGCAGCAGCAGAGGAAGCTGATCCAGGTGAAGGAGCTGAGCAAGGGGGTGGAGAGCATCATAGAGGTGGACTGGAAACACAGAGA GATCTGCTCGTTCAGCGCCTCTGAAGGGCCCGTGCTGGAGGAGGCTCCTGTGGAGAGCTGTAGGGATGCAGAGAAGCCGTACCAACCCCCCGAAATCAGCACTCTCTACAGCGTCTCCACCAGACTGCTGCCCCTCTTCCAAGACGCACAGCTGAA AAAAGGGGCCGTTCTCACTGCAGCTGAAGTACGAACCATCATCACAAACTACGTAAAAAACAACGAGCTTGttgatgaaataaacaaaaa CTATGTGACAATAAACCCCATCCTCTGTGATTCTCTTCTGGACAAACAAGAATATCAGGAAATTGAAAAACTCAAATGGGACGATCTTTTCAACAG GTGCCTGACTAGAATGCAGCATTGCCATCAGCTCCTGTTCCCAGGCCAGGAGCCCATTATCAGGAAGGGGCACATTGAACCCATAGACATCACTGTTGCATCCAGAGGCTCTAACAAAAAG GGGAATGGTGCGTCAATATAA
- the LOC121304687 gene encoding eukaryotic translation initiation factor 2D-like isoform X1 produces MCQTLGVTSELYVAPALFQYLLSNRRKLKADISTAFPMLSAEQISKLIPNKEDLNVVKVYTHKGDSVTLYVLHENPIFFEVEKKLYPTVYTLWLFPDLLPVFTTWPAVLQKLAGGADLMLPGVVVPPSGLPGVKQGCLCAVTVVRNKAPVGIGTATMSTAEMLGAGMKGKGLSVFHTYMDQLWAFGDKSSPPTIAPSDPEPAESEEHSEESDGGGGGEEEEEKEPSPSTETASKTLQTTPHCAEPEEKAGEGSEEAEEDGRTLQEQMDELLLQCFLHALKTKVKKSDLPLLTSTFLRNHMFSCCPSGKQLDIKKSSYKKLSKFLKCMQQQRKLIQVKELSKGVESIIEVDWKHREICSFSASEGPVLEEAPVESCRDAEKPYQPPEISTLYSVSTRLLPLFQDAQLKKGAVLTAAEVRTIITNYVKNNELVDEINKNYVTINPILCDSLLDKQEYQEIEKLKWDDLFNRCLTRMQHCHQLLFPGQEPIIRKGHIEPIDITVASRGSNKKLVMSFICTVTPSNTKQKRHGCSKN; encoded by the exons ATGTGCCAAACTCTGGGAGTAACTAGTGAGTTATATGTCGCTCCAGCTTTATTTCAGTATCTTTTATCCAACAGGAGGAAGCTAAAGGCAGACATCTCCACTGCCTTCCCTATGCTGTCTGCTGAGCAAATCTCCAAGCTGATTCCTAACAAAGAGGATCTTAATGTGGTGAAAGTCTACACACACAAAGGGGACTCTGTTACACTGTACGTCCTGCATGAAAATCCAATATTCTTTGAAGTGGAAAAAAAGCTTTACCCAACAG TGTATACCCTGTGGCTGTTCCCGGACCTCTTGCCAGTTTTCACAACATGGCCTGCCGTGTTACAGAAGCTTGCTGGGGGGGCAG ATCTCATGTTACCTGGCGTTGTGGTGCCCCCCTCTGGCCTCCCTGGGGTGAAACAGGGTTGTCTTTGTGCCGTCACTGTAGTCAGAAACAA AGCACCAGTAGGCATTGGCACAGCCACCATGTCCACTGCAGAGATGCTGGGGGCAGGGATGAAGGGCAAAGGACTCTCAGTTTTCCACACCTACATGGACCAGCTGTG GGCATTCGGAGACAAGTCCAGCCCTCCCACCATCGCCCCGTCAGACCCAGAGCCTGCAGAGAGTGAAGAGCACTCAGAGGAGAGTGacggaggtggggggggggaggaggaggaggagaaggaaccCAGTCCCTCTACAGAAACTGCATCCAAGACCCTGCAGACAACACCACACTGTGCAGAGCCCGAGGAGAAAGCAGGAGAGGGCAGTgaggaggcagaggaggatgGAAGGACCCTACAAG AGCAGATGGATGAGCTGCTGCTTCAGTGTTTCCTCCACGCTCTGAAAACCAAGGTGAAGAAGTCGGACCTCCCCCTGCTGACCAGTACCTTCCTTCGCAACCACATGTTCTCCTGCTG CCCCAGTGGAAAGCAGCTCGACATCAAGAAATCCAGCTACAAAAAG CTGTCCAAGTTTCTCAAGTGTATGCAGCAGCAGAGGAAGCTGATCCAGGTGAAGGAGCTGAGCAAGGGGGTGGAGAGCATCATAGAGGTGGACTGGAAACACAGAGA GATCTGCTCGTTCAGCGCCTCTGAAGGGCCCGTGCTGGAGGAGGCTCCTGTGGAGAGCTGTAGGGATGCAGAGAAGCCGTACCAACCCCCCGAAATCAGCACTCTCTACAGCGTCTCCACCAGACTGCTGCCCCTCTTCCAAGACGCACAGCTGAA AAAAGGGGCCGTTCTCACTGCAGCTGAAGTACGAACCATCATCACAAACTACGTAAAAAACAACGAGCTTGttgatgaaataaacaaaaa CTATGTGACAATAAACCCCATCCTCTGTGATTCTCTTCTGGACAAACAAGAATATCAGGAAATTGAAAAACTCAAATGGGACGATCTTTTCAACAG GTGCCTGACTAGAATGCAGCATTGCCATCAGCTCCTGTTCCCAGGCCAGGAGCCCATTATCAGGAAGGGGCACATTGAACCCATAGACATCACTGTTGCATCCAGAGGCTCTAACAAAAAG cttGTAATGAGTTTTATTTGTACAGTTACACCaagcaacacaaaacagaaaaggcACGGCTGCAGTAAGAACTAA
- the LOC121304687 gene encoding eukaryotic translation initiation factor 2D-like isoform X3: MLSAEQISKLIPNKEDLNVVKVYTHKGDSVTLYVLHENPIFFEVEKKLYPTVYTLWLFPDLLPVFTTWPAVLQKLAGGADLMLPGVVVPPSGLPGVKQGCLCAVTVVRNKAPVGIGTATMSTAEMLGAGMKGKGLSVFHTYMDQLWAFGDKSSPPTIAPSDPEPAESEEHSEESDGGGGGEEEEEKEPSPSTETASKTLQTTPHCAEPEEKAGEGSEEAEEDGRTLQEQMDELLLQCFLHALKTKVKKSDLPLLTSTFLRNHMFSCCPSGKQLDIKKSSYKKLSKFLKCMQQQRKLIQVKELSKGVESIIEVDWKHREICSFSASEGPVLEEAPVESCRDAEKPYQPPEISTLYSVSTRLLPLFQDAQLKKGAVLTAAEVRTIITNYVKNNELVDEINKNYVTINPILCDSLLDKQEYQEIEKLKWDDLFNRCLTRMQHCHQLLFPGQEPIIRKGHIEPIDITVASRGSNKKLVMSFICTVTPSNTKQKRHGCSKN, from the exons ATGCTGTCTGCTGAGCAAATCTCCAAGCTGATTCCTAACAAAGAGGATCTTAATGTGGTGAAAGTCTACACACACAAAGGGGACTCTGTTACACTGTACGTCCTGCATGAAAATCCAATATTCTTTGAAGTGGAAAAAAAGCTTTACCCAACAG TGTATACCCTGTGGCTGTTCCCGGACCTCTTGCCAGTTTTCACAACATGGCCTGCCGTGTTACAGAAGCTTGCTGGGGGGGCAG ATCTCATGTTACCTGGCGTTGTGGTGCCCCCCTCTGGCCTCCCTGGGGTGAAACAGGGTTGTCTTTGTGCCGTCACTGTAGTCAGAAACAA AGCACCAGTAGGCATTGGCACAGCCACCATGTCCACTGCAGAGATGCTGGGGGCAGGGATGAAGGGCAAAGGACTCTCAGTTTTCCACACCTACATGGACCAGCTGTG GGCATTCGGAGACAAGTCCAGCCCTCCCACCATCGCCCCGTCAGACCCAGAGCCTGCAGAGAGTGAAGAGCACTCAGAGGAGAGTGacggaggtggggggggggaggaggaggaggagaaggaaccCAGTCCCTCTACAGAAACTGCATCCAAGACCCTGCAGACAACACCACACTGTGCAGAGCCCGAGGAGAAAGCAGGAGAGGGCAGTgaggaggcagaggaggatgGAAGGACCCTACAAG AGCAGATGGATGAGCTGCTGCTTCAGTGTTTCCTCCACGCTCTGAAAACCAAGGTGAAGAAGTCGGACCTCCCCCTGCTGACCAGTACCTTCCTTCGCAACCACATGTTCTCCTGCTG CCCCAGTGGAAAGCAGCTCGACATCAAGAAATCCAGCTACAAAAAG CTGTCCAAGTTTCTCAAGTGTATGCAGCAGCAGAGGAAGCTGATCCAGGTGAAGGAGCTGAGCAAGGGGGTGGAGAGCATCATAGAGGTGGACTGGAAACACAGAGA GATCTGCTCGTTCAGCGCCTCTGAAGGGCCCGTGCTGGAGGAGGCTCCTGTGGAGAGCTGTAGGGATGCAGAGAAGCCGTACCAACCCCCCGAAATCAGCACTCTCTACAGCGTCTCCACCAGACTGCTGCCCCTCTTCCAAGACGCACAGCTGAA AAAAGGGGCCGTTCTCACTGCAGCTGAAGTACGAACCATCATCACAAACTACGTAAAAAACAACGAGCTTGttgatgaaataaacaaaaa CTATGTGACAATAAACCCCATCCTCTGTGATTCTCTTCTGGACAAACAAGAATATCAGGAAATTGAAAAACTCAAATGGGACGATCTTTTCAACAG GTGCCTGACTAGAATGCAGCATTGCCATCAGCTCCTGTTCCCAGGCCAGGAGCCCATTATCAGGAAGGGGCACATTGAACCCATAGACATCACTGTTGCATCCAGAGGCTCTAACAAAAAG cttGTAATGAGTTTTATTTGTACAGTTACACCaagcaacacaaaacagaaaaggcACGGCTGCAGTAAGAACTAA
- the LOC121304687 gene encoding eukaryotic translation initiation factor 2D-like isoform X6, with translation MLPGVVVPPSGLPGVKQGCLCAVTVVRNKAPVGIGTATMSTAEMLGAGMKGKGLSVFHTYMDQLWAFGDKSSPPTIAPSDPEPAESEEHSEESDGGGGGEEEEEKEPSPSTETASKTLQTTPHCAEPEEKAGEGSEEAEEDGRTLQEQMDELLLQCFLHALKTKVKKSDLPLLTSTFLRNHMFSCCPSGKQLDIKKSSYKKLSKFLKCMQQQRKLIQVKELSKGVESIIEVDWKHREICSFSASEGPVLEEAPVESCRDAEKPYQPPEISTLYSVSTRLLPLFQDAQLKKGAVLTAAEVRTIITNYVKNNELVDEINKNYVTINPILCDSLLDKQEYQEIEKLKWDDLFNRCLTRMQHCHQLLFPGQEPIIRKGHIEPIDITVASRGSNKKLVMSFICTVTPSNTKQKRHGCSKN, from the exons ATGTTACCTGGCGTTGTGGTGCCCCCCTCTGGCCTCCCTGGGGTGAAACAGGGTTGTCTTTGTGCCGTCACTGTAGTCAGAAACAA AGCACCAGTAGGCATTGGCACAGCCACCATGTCCACTGCAGAGATGCTGGGGGCAGGGATGAAGGGCAAAGGACTCTCAGTTTTCCACACCTACATGGACCAGCTGTG GGCATTCGGAGACAAGTCCAGCCCTCCCACCATCGCCCCGTCAGACCCAGAGCCTGCAGAGAGTGAAGAGCACTCAGAGGAGAGTGacggaggtggggggggggaggaggaggaggagaaggaaccCAGTCCCTCTACAGAAACTGCATCCAAGACCCTGCAGACAACACCACACTGTGCAGAGCCCGAGGAGAAAGCAGGAGAGGGCAGTgaggaggcagaggaggatgGAAGGACCCTACAAG AGCAGATGGATGAGCTGCTGCTTCAGTGTTTCCTCCACGCTCTGAAAACCAAGGTGAAGAAGTCGGACCTCCCCCTGCTGACCAGTACCTTCCTTCGCAACCACATGTTCTCCTGCTG CCCCAGTGGAAAGCAGCTCGACATCAAGAAATCCAGCTACAAAAAG CTGTCCAAGTTTCTCAAGTGTATGCAGCAGCAGAGGAAGCTGATCCAGGTGAAGGAGCTGAGCAAGGGGGTGGAGAGCATCATAGAGGTGGACTGGAAACACAGAGA GATCTGCTCGTTCAGCGCCTCTGAAGGGCCCGTGCTGGAGGAGGCTCCTGTGGAGAGCTGTAGGGATGCAGAGAAGCCGTACCAACCCCCCGAAATCAGCACTCTCTACAGCGTCTCCACCAGACTGCTGCCCCTCTTCCAAGACGCACAGCTGAA AAAAGGGGCCGTTCTCACTGCAGCTGAAGTACGAACCATCATCACAAACTACGTAAAAAACAACGAGCTTGttgatgaaataaacaaaaa CTATGTGACAATAAACCCCATCCTCTGTGATTCTCTTCTGGACAAACAAGAATATCAGGAAATTGAAAAACTCAAATGGGACGATCTTTTCAACAG GTGCCTGACTAGAATGCAGCATTGCCATCAGCTCCTGTTCCCAGGCCAGGAGCCCATTATCAGGAAGGGGCACATTGAACCCATAGACATCACTGTTGCATCCAGAGGCTCTAACAAAAAG cttGTAATGAGTTTTATTTGTACAGTTACACCaagcaacacaaaacagaaaaggcACGGCTGCAGTAAGAACTAA
- the LOC121304687 gene encoding eukaryotic translation initiation factor 2D-like isoform X5, which produces MCQTLGVTSELYVAPALFQYLLSNRRKLKADISTAFPMLSAEQISKLIPNKEDLNVVKVYTHKGDSVTLYVLHENPIFFEVEKKLYPTVYTLWLFPDLLPVFTTWPAVLQKLAGGADLMLPGVVVPPSGLPGVKQGCLCAVTVVRNKAPVGIGTATMSTAEMLGAGMKGKGLSVFHTYMDQLWAFGDKSSPPTIAPSDPEPAESEEHSEESDGGGGGEEEEEKEPSPSTETASKTLQTTPHCAEPEEKAGEGSEEAEEDGRTLQEQMDELLLQCFLHALKTKVKKSDLPLLTSTFLRNHMFSCCPSGKQLDIKKSSYKKLSKFLKCMQQQRKLIQVKELSKGVESIIEVDWKHREICSFSASEGPVLEEAPVESCRDAEKPYQPPEISTLYSVSTRLLPLFQDAQLKKGAVLTAAEVRTIITNYVKNNELVDEINKNYVTINPILCDSLLDKQEYQEIEKLKWDDLFNSL; this is translated from the exons ATGTGCCAAACTCTGGGAGTAACTAGTGAGTTATATGTCGCTCCAGCTTTATTTCAGTATCTTTTATCCAACAGGAGGAAGCTAAAGGCAGACATCTCCACTGCCTTCCCTATGCTGTCTGCTGAGCAAATCTCCAAGCTGATTCCTAACAAAGAGGATCTTAATGTGGTGAAAGTCTACACACACAAAGGGGACTCTGTTACACTGTACGTCCTGCATGAAAATCCAATATTCTTTGAAGTGGAAAAAAAGCTTTACCCAACAG TGTATACCCTGTGGCTGTTCCCGGACCTCTTGCCAGTTTTCACAACATGGCCTGCCGTGTTACAGAAGCTTGCTGGGGGGGCAG ATCTCATGTTACCTGGCGTTGTGGTGCCCCCCTCTGGCCTCCCTGGGGTGAAACAGGGTTGTCTTTGTGCCGTCACTGTAGTCAGAAACAA AGCACCAGTAGGCATTGGCACAGCCACCATGTCCACTGCAGAGATGCTGGGGGCAGGGATGAAGGGCAAAGGACTCTCAGTTTTCCACACCTACATGGACCAGCTGTG GGCATTCGGAGACAAGTCCAGCCCTCCCACCATCGCCCCGTCAGACCCAGAGCCTGCAGAGAGTGAAGAGCACTCAGAGGAGAGTGacggaggtggggggggggaggaggaggaggagaaggaaccCAGTCCCTCTACAGAAACTGCATCCAAGACCCTGCAGACAACACCACACTGTGCAGAGCCCGAGGAGAAAGCAGGAGAGGGCAGTgaggaggcagaggaggatgGAAGGACCCTACAAG AGCAGATGGATGAGCTGCTGCTTCAGTGTTTCCTCCACGCTCTGAAAACCAAGGTGAAGAAGTCGGACCTCCCCCTGCTGACCAGTACCTTCCTTCGCAACCACATGTTCTCCTGCTG CCCCAGTGGAAAGCAGCTCGACATCAAGAAATCCAGCTACAAAAAG CTGTCCAAGTTTCTCAAGTGTATGCAGCAGCAGAGGAAGCTGATCCAGGTGAAGGAGCTGAGCAAGGGGGTGGAGAGCATCATAGAGGTGGACTGGAAACACAGAGA GATCTGCTCGTTCAGCGCCTCTGAAGGGCCCGTGCTGGAGGAGGCTCCTGTGGAGAGCTGTAGGGATGCAGAGAAGCCGTACCAACCCCCCGAAATCAGCACTCTCTACAGCGTCTCCACCAGACTGCTGCCCCTCTTCCAAGACGCACAGCTGAA AAAAGGGGCCGTTCTCACTGCAGCTGAAGTACGAACCATCATCACAAACTACGTAAAAAACAACGAGCTTGttgatgaaataaacaaaaa CTATGTGACAATAAACCCCATCCTCTGTGATTCTCTTCTGGACAAACAAGAATATCAGGAAATTGAAAAACTCAAATGGGACGATCTTTTCAACAG cttGTAA